One window of the Eschrichtius robustus isolate mEscRob2 chromosome 13, mEscRob2.pri, whole genome shotgun sequence genome contains the following:
- the ATXN7L3B gene encoding ataxin-7-like protein 3B, giving the protein MEEISLANLDTNKLEAIAQEIYVDLIEDSCLGFCFEVHRAVKCGYFYLEFAETGSVKDFGIQPVEDKGACRLPLCSLPGESGNGPDQQLQRSPPEFQ; this is encoded by the coding sequence ATGGAGGAAATTTCGTTGGCTAACCTGGATACTAACAAGCTAGAGGCCATCGCTCAGGAGATATACGTAGACCTAATAGAGGATTCCTGTTTGGGCTTCTGCTTTGAGGTGCACCGGGCAGTCAAGTGTGGCTACTTCTACCTGGAATTCGCAGAGACTGGTAGCGTGAAGGATTTTGGCATTCAGCCAGTGGAAGATAAAGGAGCGTGTCGCCTCCCGCTTTGCTCCCTTCCCGGAGAATCTGGGAATGGGCCTGATCAGCAGCTGCAACGCTCACCTCCGGAATTCCAGTAG